One region of Ornithinibacter aureus genomic DNA includes:
- a CDS encoding IS110 family transposase produces the protein MTSDESIVGKGRFATDRDGHAALRRYVQAWPERVWAIEGCQGIGRHVANRLLAEGEHVLDVPPKLSARARVFATGQGRKTDATDAHSVALVGTRMSGLRPVVNDEQLAVLRILVDRRRSLGEEHTRKMSQVHHLLLGLIPGGAKKDLSAAQAKKLLATVRPRDAAGKTRRRVAAELITDLERIYQRKKAANKELTALVAATGTTLMDLTGIGPSGAARLLVEVGDITRFPDNNHFGSWTGTAPIDASSGDNVRHRLSRGGNRQINRVLHIMATVQLRNPTEGRAYFDRSKARGKTSNESMRLLKRRLSDIVYRTMVNDAARHMATGPGGQRGNDSDSSAAGSQPHTNSSDKPLPGPATTDPRTPLPAAS, from the coding sequence ATGACCAGTGACGAATCCATCGTCGGCAAGGGCCGATTCGCAACCGACCGGGACGGTCATGCCGCGCTGCGACGGTACGTGCAGGCGTGGCCCGAGCGTGTGTGGGCGATCGAGGGATGTCAGGGCATCGGCAGGCACGTGGCCAACAGGCTCCTGGCCGAAGGCGAGCATGTCCTCGACGTCCCACCCAAGCTGTCCGCGCGGGCGCGGGTGTTCGCCACCGGCCAAGGCCGCAAGACCGACGCCACCGACGCACACTCCGTGGCCCTGGTCGGCACCCGGATGAGCGGCCTGCGCCCGGTGGTCAACGACGAGCAGCTGGCCGTGCTGCGGATCCTGGTCGACCGGCGACGGTCCCTGGGAGAGGAACACACCCGCAAGATGTCGCAGGTCCACCACCTGCTGCTCGGGCTGATCCCCGGCGGAGCGAAGAAGGACCTGTCCGCTGCCCAAGCCAAGAAGCTGCTCGCCACCGTCCGCCCACGCGACGCGGCGGGCAAGACCCGCCGCCGGGTCGCGGCCGAACTGATCACCGACCTAGAGCGGATCTATCAGCGCAAGAAGGCCGCGAACAAGGAGCTGACCGCTCTGGTCGCCGCCACCGGCACCACCCTCATGGACCTGACCGGGATCGGCCCCTCAGGCGCCGCCCGGCTACTCGTCGAAGTCGGTGACATCACCCGGTTCCCCGACAACAACCACTTCGGCTCCTGGACGGGCACCGCCCCCATCGACGCATCCTCCGGGGACAACGTGCGCCACCGCCTGTCCCGCGGTGGCAACCGTCAGATCAACCGCGTGCTGCACATCATGGCCACCGTCCAGCTGCGCAACCCCACCGAGGGCCGCGCCTACTTCGACCGCAGCAAAGCCCGCGGCAAGACCTCCAACGAGTCCATGCGCCTGCTCAAACGCCGACTCTCCGACATCGTGTACCGCACCATGGTCAACGACGCCGCCCGACACATGGCGACGGGCCCGGGAGGGCAACGGGGCAACGACTCTGACTCCAGCGCGGCCGGCTCACAGCCCCACACCAACTCTTCGGACAAGCCACTTCCCGGACCCGCCACCACCGATCCTAGAACCCCCCTCCCGGCCGCCTCTTGA